Proteins encoded within one genomic window of Ignavibacteriota bacterium:
- a CDS encoding sensor histidine kinase — MRAGMAGHLRAYQFDLKHVTVLFIVLLIFQLVVSILHKTSVAKFLGHTQEWYQQDSAERLANLTATSLELQLEGYGGEADPGSREGRRIIQGLNIILSQQLLNQNVREVCVIVPVQGSLAAIDDGHTLYEYMFLGRRELPSTAIDHHAAIALYREHEQEFRSSEQIRAIVEGKQTFHVYVPFVVRGEFTGAVYMKNTPDFSFLSREIITNYDEIALTFSALILFGLLAMFYVSSYTLRQRNEAQAQLFQKEKEHLAEQIHHEKELLFTKRIYHTHHKAEKIMGFIKEDLRNLTAGTMEGVKYRVTRYSNFVARVIYDMKWFDPPLQTIRSPIFHTDVNEVIRFLVQNVFLRIAHSRDRVKFDFVLDPALPPVHINEYVVWEVIEPIIQNSIEHADAASIVVTISTSFDAASGTGTIRIADDGRGIEPWLLERDDQGVPRIFREQSSTKGTGESEHAGYGCYLAYEIARQRCGWSLEAGNLAGGGCAFTFTFTA; from the coding sequence ATGCGGGCGGGCATGGCGGGTCATCTGCGAGCCTACCAGTTCGATCTGAAACACGTGACTGTGCTGTTCATTGTCCTTCTGATCTTCCAACTGGTTGTCTCTATCCTCCATAAGACCTCGGTGGCAAAGTTTCTCGGGCACACCCAGGAATGGTACCAGCAGGATTCCGCCGAACGCCTTGCGAACCTCACCGCAACATCGCTGGAGCTGCAACTCGAGGGGTATGGTGGCGAAGCAGATCCGGGGTCGCGAGAGGGCCGCCGGATCATCCAGGGCTTGAATATCATCCTCAGCCAGCAACTCCTCAATCAGAACGTCCGCGAGGTCTGCGTCATTGTTCCGGTCCAGGGCAGCCTTGCCGCGATCGATGACGGTCATACCCTCTACGAGTATATGTTCCTCGGCAGGCGGGAACTGCCCTCGACCGCGATCGATCACCATGCTGCCATCGCGCTCTACCGGGAGCACGAGCAGGAGTTCAGGAGCAGTGAGCAGATCCGGGCGATCGTCGAAGGGAAGCAGACCTTTCATGTCTATGTGCCATTCGTTGTGCGCGGAGAGTTCACCGGCGCTGTGTACATGAAGAACACTCCCGACTTCAGCTTCCTGTCCCGCGAGATCATCACCAATTACGACGAGATCGCCCTGACATTCTCCGCCCTTATCCTCTTCGGGTTGCTGGCCATGTTCTACGTCTCCTCGTACACGCTCCGCCAGCGCAACGAAGCCCAGGCCCAGCTCTTTCAAAAGGAGAAGGAGCATCTCGCCGAGCAGATCCATCACGAGAAAGAGCTGCTGTTCACCAAGCGCATCTACCACACGCACCACAAGGCGGAAAAGATCATGGGGTTCATCAAAGAGGACCTCCGGAACCTGACCGCCGGGACGATGGAGGGAGTGAAGTACCGGGTGACGCGCTATTCGAACTTCGTGGCGCGCGTGATCTACGACATGAAGTGGTTCGATCCACCCCTGCAGACCATCCGGAGCCCGATCTTCCACACGGACGTGAATGAAGTCATTCGTTTCCTTGTGCAGAACGTCTTCCTGCGGATCGCGCACAGCAGGGATCGGGTGAAATTCGACTTTGTTCTGGACCCCGCGTTGCCTCCGGTGCATATCAATGAATATGTGGTGTGGGAGGTGATAGAACCTATCATCCAGAATTCCATCGAGCATGCGGATGCCGCGTCGATCGTCGTCACCATCAGCACGTCCTTTGATGCCGCGAGCGGTACAGGGACGATCCGGATCGCCGATGACGGCAGGGGGATCGAACCCTGGTTGCTGGAACGCGACGACCAGGGGGTCCCCAGGATCTTCCGGGAGCAGAGCAGCACCAAAGGGACCGGCGAATCGGAGCACGCGGGGTATGGCTGCTATCTCGCCTATGAGATCGCCCGCCAGCGCTGCGGATGGTCGCTCGAAGCCGGGAATCTGGCCGGCGGCGGATGCGCGTTCACCTTCACCTTCACGGCATGA
- a CDS encoding extracellular solute-binding protein, with the protein MRAHVISISVALTLVLAIVALVVFDRVSVGGDETDGIVRVYYADNISPAHQSVIDRFNALHQGRVEVVPVNLPFEKFSTNERKELLARSLRNKSDRLDIFTVDHIWVARFSRWCEPLDSLISADDRSAVLPQAQESCFFDGRLMAIPMYIDIGLLYYRADLMRRLRPDPAFEARLRASLTWDEFRAVGRDARARGWPFYFFQANDYEGLTCNFFELIAGQDDRFFTRRPIDFERPEPRRALGMLVDFAAVDGISPREVCEFDEIQSYTHMLERNGVAVRGWPNFLEKYRRWYADTLKLDLVQRAPLPHFTGRRPVSVFGGWNFMVSRFSARKKEAVELARFFQRVDMQKILFEVGGYIPTNMEVYTDPAYMQRHPILQYYAGLIGNGFHRPALMEYTKLSDIVSRAANRAVKGEISIDSALHDMNTQIRAAGAMQ; encoded by the coding sequence ATGCGTGCACATGTCATTTCCATTTCCGTTGCACTAACGCTTGTCCTGGCGATCGTTGCGCTCGTTGTGTTCGATCGCGTGAGTGTCGGTGGGGACGAAACGGATGGCATTGTCCGCGTCTACTATGCCGATAACATCTCGCCGGCGCACCAGAGCGTCATCGACCGGTTCAATGCGCTGCATCAAGGCCGTGTCGAAGTGGTTCCTGTCAACCTGCCGTTCGAGAAGTTCAGCACCAATGAACGGAAGGAATTGTTGGCCCGCTCGCTGAGGAATAAGAGTGACCGGCTGGACATCTTCACCGTGGACCACATCTGGGTGGCTCGATTCTCGCGTTGGTGCGAGCCTCTGGACAGTCTCATCTCTGCGGATGACCGTTCGGCCGTTCTTCCCCAGGCACAGGAATCATGTTTCTTTGATGGCCGTTTGATGGCCATTCCGATGTACATCGACATCGGACTGCTGTACTATCGGGCGGACCTCATGCGTCGGCTACGGCCCGACCCCGCGTTCGAGGCCAGGCTGCGCGCGTCGCTCACCTGGGACGAATTCCGGGCGGTTGGCCGCGATGCGAGAGCAAGGGGTTGGCCGTTCTACTTCTTCCAGGCGAACGATTATGAAGGGTTGACATGCAACTTCTTTGAATTGATCGCCGGTCAGGACGACCGGTTCTTCACGCGCCGGCCCATCGATTTTGAACGTCCCGAGCCACGCCGGGCGTTGGGAATGCTTGTGGATTTTGCTGCCGTGGACGGCATCAGCCCCCGGGAGGTCTGCGAGTTCGACGAGATCCAGAGCTACACGCACATGCTGGAACGCAACGGCGTTGCGGTGCGCGGATGGCCGAACTTCCTGGAAAAATATCGCCGCTGGTACGCGGACACGCTGAAGCTGGACCTTGTGCAGCGCGCTCCGTTGCCACATTTCACAGGGCGCCGGCCGGTGAGTGTGTTCGGAGGATGGAACTTCATGGTCTCGCGCTTCAGCGCACGCAAAAAGGAGGCGGTGGAGCTGGCACGCTTTTTTCAGCGCGTGGACATGCAGAAGATCCTGTTCGAAGTGGGCGGCTACATCCCGACGAATATGGAGGTGTATACCGATCCCGCCTACATGCAGCGTCATCCGATCCTGCAGTACTATGCCGGGTTGATCGGCAACGGGTTCCACCGTCCGGCACTTATGGAATACACCAAGTTGTCGGACATCGTGTCACGTGCTGCCAATCGCGCGGTGAAGGGTGAGATCAGCATTGACAGCGCTCTCCACGACATGAATACACAGATCCGCGCCGCGGGCGCGATGCAGTGA
- a CDS encoding NAD(P)-binding domain-containing protein, which translates to MESLLTIAIAFAIIAVSVIPYYRRQRRKETDAKNRMRELKMTGLDVAGGMHPRIDALQCIGCGNCVMACPEENVLGIVEGTAVLLHGAKCVGHGRCADACPVGGINLVFAPPGRNAELPVLNDRMETTRPGIFVAGELGGIGLIRNAVSQGVRVVGEIAADPTRASGDMYDVVVVGAGPAGLTASLAAQEAGLRYVALEQETIGGTILHYPRRKIVLTSPFELPLWGKVKFSEVSKEELLSLWERILQKTKLNVHTNEKVLAVAGDPGGYEVRTPVGSYRTRYVVLALGRRGTPRKLGVTGEEQGKVMYRLLDASSYEGSDILVVGGGDSAVEAAVGLSLRARNRVTLSYRREAFSRIKDRNKKAIDEAVSRSLVRLVWNSGVREILPEQVRLEIAGSEETVRNDYVFIFAGGELPFAFLKEIGVGFQMQDA; encoded by the coding sequence GTGGAATCACTTCTGACCATTGCGATAGCATTCGCGATCATTGCCGTTTCGGTGATCCCGTATTACCGGCGCCAGCGCCGGAAGGAAACGGACGCGAAGAACCGGATGCGCGAGCTGAAGATGACCGGCCTCGATGTTGCGGGCGGGATGCATCCGCGCATCGATGCGCTCCAGTGTATCGGCTGCGGGAATTGTGTCATGGCCTGCCCCGAGGAGAATGTTCTGGGGATCGTCGAAGGAACCGCCGTCCTCCTTCATGGGGCCAAATGTGTCGGCCATGGCCGGTGCGCCGACGCCTGTCCGGTAGGCGGGATCAACCTCGTGTTCGCCCCTCCGGGCCGCAATGCGGAGCTTCCCGTCCTGAATGACCGGATGGAGACCACGCGGCCGGGGATCTTTGTCGCGGGTGAACTGGGCGGCATCGGGCTCATCCGCAATGCGGTCTCCCAGGGCGTGCGGGTCGTCGGGGAGATCGCGGCCGATCCGACCCGGGCAAGCGGCGACATGTATGATGTGGTGGTCGTCGGCGCTGGTCCCGCGGGCCTGACGGCCTCTCTCGCGGCGCAGGAAGCAGGCCTCCGCTATGTCGCGCTGGAACAGGAGACCATCGGCGGGACCATTCTGCACTATCCCCGGCGGAAGATCGTCCTCACATCCCCGTTCGAACTGCCGCTCTGGGGGAAGGTGAAATTCTCCGAGGTCTCCAAAGAGGAACTCCTGTCGCTCTGGGAGCGGATCCTGCAGAAAACGAAGTTGAATGTGCATACGAATGAGAAGGTGCTCGCGGTAGCCGGCGATCCTGGCGGCTACGAAGTGCGAACGCCCGTAGGATCATACCGGACCAGGTACGTCGTGCTGGCGCTCGGGCGACGTGGCACGCCCCGCAAACTCGGCGTGACGGGTGAGGAGCAGGGAAAGGTGATGTATCGCCTTCTGGATGCCAGTTCGTATGAAGGAAGCGACATCCTCGTGGTGGGCGGGGGAGACAGCGCCGTGGAAGCCGCGGTGGGGTTGTCCCTCCGGGCAAGGAACCGTGTCACGCTGTCCTATCGTCGCGAGGCCTTTTCACGCATCAAAGACCGGAACAAGAAAGCGATCGATGAGGCCGTCAGCCGCAGCCTGGTCCGTCTGGTGTGGAACTCCGGTGTGCGCGAGATCCTGCCGGAGCAGGTCCGCCTCGAGATAGCCGGAAGTGAGGAGACAGTACGGAACGACTACGTGTTCATCTTTGCCGGTGGTGAGCTGCCGTTCGCATTCCTGAAAGAGATCGGCGTCGGGTTCCAGATGCAGGACGCGTGA
- a CDS encoding queuosine precursor transporter, with translation MDKRVILFTVLSAIFLTALILAETTGGKLIQMALGNGIVFTLTMGVIPFPITFIVTDIINEYYGRTGIRFITLLGMVMVLFALVLLQVEMAIPAAAISPVPDVAFNTVFGVSARIILGSLTAYVIGQFVDIAVFHEIRKRTKGSMLWLRATGSTVVSQLIDSFVVLFIAFYGPLSASQIFSIGLTNYLYKFAIAIAITPLLYLVHAGVDRYLGHELSAAMAKDAHPAPSGQQQRPGNA, from the coding sequence ATGGACAAGCGCGTCATCCTTTTCACCGTTCTCAGTGCCATTTTTCTGACGGCGCTCATCCTCGCCGAAACCACGGGTGGCAAATTGATCCAGATGGCCCTTGGTAACGGCATCGTGTTCACGCTGACGATGGGGGTTATCCCCTTTCCGATCACGTTCATCGTCACCGACATCATCAACGAGTACTACGGGCGCACAGGCATCCGTTTCATCACCCTCCTCGGGATGGTGATGGTCCTGTTCGCGCTCGTGCTCCTCCAGGTCGAGATGGCGATCCCGGCTGCCGCCATCTCTCCGGTGCCCGATGTCGCCTTCAATACCGTGTTCGGCGTTTCCGCACGGATCATCCTCGGGTCGCTGACCGCCTACGTCATTGGCCAGTTCGTGGACATCGCCGTCTTCCACGAGATCCGGAAGCGCACGAAGGGCTCGATGCTCTGGTTGCGCGCTACAGGCTCGACCGTCGTCTCACAACTCATCGATTCGTTCGTCGTGCTGTTCATCGCATTCTACGGCCCGTTGTCCGCGAGCCAGATTTTTTCGATCGGCCTCACCAATTATCTCTATAAATTCGCGATCGCGATCGCCATCACTCCACTGCTCTATCTCGTTCACGCGGGTGTCGACCGATACCTCGGGCACGAACTGTCAGCGGCAATGGCGAAAGACGCACACCCCGCGCCTTCCGGGCAGCAGCAACGGCCCGGGAATGCGTGA
- a CDS encoding HAMP domain-containing protein, which produces MNLTPSLLRRLPLRWRFVIPTAVVFLLISGFFLVFIPASIEQQGTRALIAKARVVSTMTAASVLPALVFSDSEQIATGLRTAQLSPDLVYAVVTDQKGVVRGSVGKADAERCDYRHTPLDGREMDRGRIWQTQTAIIHHDEVIGTLHMGFSREAIRQEGARIRSETALVIFGVLLVELMLVIGVSGVVTSHLETMAGAAHAVREGNLTVRAPVGPGGEVGELAEAFNAMLDRLTAAQHELGEVNRDLEDRVAVRTGELEAEVIEHRRTEEALRISEERQRQIIDLVPNLIFVKDANGRFLMVNAAFAEFYGKTVEEIQGADESALGLTDAEVSRYRAEDQEVLRSGVPRFVPESSAVAADGSERTLHSIKIPFTFSRTTSVCVLCVTTDVTAIKNAEKGLTQSLREKDVLLKEVHHRVKNNLQVINSLLSLQAQEFVDPVLREALIESQNRIRSMAMVHEQLYSAGDLAGIDFGDYISRLAGQLMRLVTRPGITYEVESDHVSIGIDVAVPCGLIVNELISNALKHAFQGREKGHIIISLHPFNDEFAEFMVRDDGVGLPASLDPEAVPTMGLTLVTSLTKQVHGTLALDRTGGTAFVIRFRLR; this is translated from the coding sequence ATGAACCTGACCCCGTCCCTGCTCCGGCGCCTCCCGTTGCGGTGGCGATTCGTCATCCCGACGGCAGTGGTGTTCCTGCTGATCTCAGGCTTCTTCCTGGTATTCATCCCGGCGAGCATCGAGCAGCAGGGGACGCGGGCGCTCATCGCAAAGGCCCGTGTCGTCAGCACCATGACCGCGGCGAGCGTGCTTCCCGCCCTCGTGTTCTCGGATTCCGAACAGATCGCCACGGGACTCCGCACGGCGCAGTTGAGTCCCGACCTGGTCTACGCCGTCGTCACCGACCAGAAGGGAGTGGTGCGGGGCTCCGTGGGCAAGGCGGACGCCGAGCGCTGTGACTACAGGCATACACCGCTCGATGGGCGGGAGATGGACAGGGGCCGGATCTGGCAGACCCAAACAGCGATCATCCATCATGATGAGGTGATCGGCACCCTCCACATGGGCTTTTCACGGGAGGCCATCCGGCAGGAAGGAGCCCGCATACGAAGCGAGACGGCATTGGTGATCTTCGGGGTGCTCCTTGTGGAGCTTATGCTCGTCATCGGCGTCAGCGGCGTCGTGACCTCCCACCTGGAAACGATGGCCGGCGCTGCGCATGCGGTGCGCGAAGGGAATCTCACGGTGCGCGCACCGGTGGGACCGGGAGGTGAGGTCGGCGAACTCGCTGAGGCATTCAACGCCATGCTGGACCGCCTGACGGCCGCGCAGCATGAACTGGGCGAGGTGAATCGCGACCTGGAAGATCGCGTGGCCGTCCGCACCGGTGAGTTGGAAGCCGAAGTGATCGAGCATCGCCGGACGGAAGAAGCACTGCGTATCAGCGAGGAGCGCCAGCGCCAGATCATCGACCTCGTCCCGAACCTTATCTTCGTCAAGGACGCGAACGGACGCTTCCTGATGGTGAATGCCGCCTTCGCGGAGTTCTACGGGAAGACCGTCGAAGAGATCCAGGGCGCGGACGAATCTGCACTCGGCCTGACTGACGCGGAAGTGTCGCGCTACCGCGCCGAAGACCAGGAGGTGTTGCGGTCCGGCGTACCACGGTTCGTTCCGGAGTCCAGTGCCGTGGCGGCCGACGGCTCCGAGCGCACGTTGCATTCCATCAAGATCCCGTTCACTTTCTCGCGGACCACCTCGGTGTGCGTGCTCTGCGTCACGACCGACGTCACGGCGATCAAGAATGCCGAGAAGGGCCTCACACAGTCGCTCCGTGAGAAAGACGTCCTGTTGAAAGAGGTCCATCATCGCGTGAAGAACAACCTGCAGGTCATCAACAGCCTGCTCTCCCTGCAGGCGCAGGAGTTCGTTGATCCGGTCCTCCGTGAGGCATTGATCGAGAGCCAGAATCGCATCCGCTCCATGGCAATGGTGCATGAGCAGTTGTACAGCGCGGGGGATCTGGCGGGGATCGACTTCGGCGACTATATCTCACGGCTTGCGGGACAACTCATGCGGTTGGTGACCCGCCCCGGGATCACCTATGAGGTGGAGAGCGATCATGTGTCGATCGGCATCGACGTTGCGGTGCCGTGCGGGCTGATCGTGAACGAACTCATCTCGAACGCCCTGAAACACGCGTTCCAGGGGAGGGAGAAGGGACACATCATCATCTCCCTCCACCCCTTCAATGATGAGTTCGCGGAATTCATGGTGCGCGACGACGGCGTGGGGTTGCCGGCCTCCCTCGATCCGGAAGCGGTACCGACGATGGGATTGACGCTCGTAACGAGCCTGACGAAGCAGGTCCATGGCACCCTGGCGCTGGACCGGACCGGGGGGACGGCTTTTGTGATCAGGTTCCGGCTTCGTTGA
- a CDS encoding DUF4154 domain-containing protein, translating to MAGLAAAMTVAAQEMSVPLDVQVELMVRLFSFDRAMDGRASAGLTIGILYQERYRASASAADEVEELLSHAEWASAGPAQIVRIPWEGRAATEQLLREKKVRILYVAPLRSVDLQSLCDICSAQQIPAFTGVADYVNEGIPLGVARRGGRAAILVNLPAARRAGLDLSSRVLHIAEVIGE from the coding sequence ATGGCCGGCCTGGCCGCCGCCATGACCGTGGCGGCGCAGGAGATGAGCGTCCCGCTCGATGTTCAGGTGGAGCTGATGGTGCGGTTGTTCTCCTTTGACCGCGCCATGGATGGAAGGGCGAGCGCCGGCCTGACCATTGGCATTCTGTACCAGGAACGGTACCGGGCCTCCGCGAGTGCGGCGGACGAGGTGGAGGAGCTTCTCTCGCATGCCGAGTGGGCCTCTGCAGGCCCGGCACAGATCGTCCGGATCCCATGGGAGGGGCGTGCTGCAACGGAACAACTGTTGCGTGAGAAGAAAGTGCGCATTCTGTACGTTGCCCCGTTGCGTTCGGTCGATCTTCAATCCCTCTGCGACATCTGCTCGGCACAGCAGATCCCTGCATTCACCGGGGTTGCGGACTATGTCAACGAAGGCATCCCGCTCGGCGTCGCCCGCAGGGGCGGAAGGGCGGCCATCCTCGTGAATCTGCCCGCGGCGCGGCGCGCCGGTCTCGATCTGAGTTCCCGCGTCCTCCATATCGCGGAGGTCATCGGCGAATGA
- a CDS encoding TonB-dependent receptor produces the protein MHHSAIVILLFGVVLSGLGSAFAQAPPADEGVQSLDELLSVRVSTASLYSQLAREAPASVSIIAADDIARFQIRTLAELLSHVRSFYVTDDRNYEYVGVRGFGRPTDYNNRILLLWNGHVMNDNLYSSSALGFDFSPDLNSVERVEIVRGPGSPLYGANAMLAVINIIGKTGAEVNGVEASGEYGSGAYARGSVVYGTQTSSGVDAVLSGSWVDRRGFDLYFPEFDAPETHDGVARDADREQSIGATARLSFGDLTVMGVFSNRTKRIPTASYETTFGDSRARTEDRRWAAQMEYAHEFSPSFRLSGRLSYDGYDYGGVYPYEYLQFDGSSGRWWTGRVHVQWDTHEANRFDAGIEFRHNPRADYRVWTEEIYDYSRNAPFDVASLFVQDTYQMIPEVSLSLALRADHHSVSGWLLSPRLTLVANPGSRTTIKALYGEAFRAPSVYELYYEEGNGLVSNPSLRPERVRTFELSAEQRLSTVTYALLSVYQYSMWDLIEQTTLQAEAVGQHRNIGSVHARGIEAEMITRMPAGHTASLTVGTQYGEGLGLRPALVNSPRTIIGLSASVKFLERCEVAVRARYESGRWTLAGAETDAAVVVNAFFNVLRIGGRVDLCFAARNILDASVSYPGGLEHRQDRIIQDGRTLGMKAVVRW, from the coding sequence ATGCACCATTCTGCAATTGTCATTCTGCTGTTCGGGGTGGTGTTGTCCGGCCTCGGATCGGCTTTCGCCCAGGCCCCTCCGGCAGATGAGGGGGTGCAGTCGCTCGATGAACTCCTCTCCGTCCGCGTCAGCACCGCGTCGCTCTACTCCCAGCTTGCCCGTGAAGCACCTGCATCCGTCTCGATCATCGCTGCGGACGACATTGCCCGGTTCCAGATCCGCACCCTCGCCGAACTCCTGTCGCATGTGCGCAGCTTCTATGTGACCGATGACAGGAACTACGAGTATGTGGGTGTACGGGGATTCGGCCGGCCAACCGACTACAACAATCGTATCCTCCTGTTGTGGAACGGCCACGTCATGAATGACAATCTGTATTCCTCCTCCGCACTCGGTTTTGATTTCTCACCGGACCTCAATAGCGTCGAGCGCGTGGAGATCGTGCGTGGGCCCGGTTCGCCCCTCTACGGCGCCAATGCCATGCTCGCGGTCATCAACATCATCGGCAAGACGGGCGCCGAAGTGAATGGCGTCGAAGCTTCCGGGGAGTATGGCTCCGGTGCATATGCCCGGGGCTCGGTGGTGTATGGCACGCAGACCTCCAGCGGGGTGGATGCCGTGCTCTCCGGATCATGGGTGGACCGCCGCGGGTTCGATCTCTACTTCCCGGAATTCGATGCCCCCGAAACGCATGACGGTGTCGCCCGGGATGCCGATCGGGAACAGTCGATCGGTGCCACTGCGCGTTTGTCGTTCGGTGACCTCACCGTGATGGGTGTCTTCTCCAACAGAACCAAACGGATCCCCACCGCATCCTACGAAACGACGTTCGGTGACAGTCGCGCTCGCACGGAGGACCGCCGTTGGGCAGCGCAGATGGAATATGCACACGAATTCTCACCGTCCTTCCGTCTTTCCGGCAGGCTCTCGTACGATGGCTACGACTACGGAGGGGTCTATCCCTACGAGTATCTCCAGTTCGATGGCTCCTCGGGACGGTGGTGGACCGGCCGGGTTCATGTGCAATGGGATACCCATGAAGCCAACAGGTTCGATGCAGGGATCGAGTTCAGGCACAACCCCAGGGCGGATTACCGCGTGTGGACGGAGGAGATCTATGACTACTCGCGCAATGCACCTTTCGATGTTGCCTCGCTCTTCGTCCAGGATACCTACCAGATGATACCCGAGGTATCGCTTTCTCTTGCATTGCGCGCCGACCACCATAGTGTGTCGGGGTGGTTGCTCTCTCCACGCCTCACGCTGGTGGCCAACCCCGGCTCGCGCACGACCATCAAGGCATTGTACGGTGAGGCATTCCGTGCACCGAGCGTCTACGAGCTGTACTACGAAGAAGGGAACGGCCTCGTCAGCAATCCTTCTCTGCGTCCGGAGCGCGTGCGGACCTTTGAGCTGTCGGCGGAGCAACGCCTCAGCACCGTGACCTATGCCTTACTGTCCGTGTACCAGTATAGTATGTGGGATCTCATCGAGCAAACGACGCTGCAGGCGGAAGCGGTCGGCCAGCATCGGAATATCGGTTCGGTGCACGCCCGTGGCATCGAAGCAGAGATGATCACCCGGATGCCCGCGGGGCATACCGCATCACTGACCGTCGGGACGCAGTACGGCGAAGGCCTTGGCCTGCGACCCGCACTGGTCAACTCGCCGCGCACCATCATCGGACTCAGTGCCAGCGTGAAGTTTCTGGAGCGATGTGAGGTCGCGGTCAGAGCCCGGTATGAATCGGGGCGGTGGACCCTCGCAGGGGCAGAGACCGATGCTGCGGTCGTGGTCAATGCGTTCTTCAATGTTCTGCGCATCGGCGGACGCGTGGACCTTTGCTTTGCCGCACGGAACATCCTTGATGCGAGTGTTTCGTATCCCGGCGGGCTGGAACACCGGCAGGACAGGATCATACAGGATGGCAGGACGCTGGGGATGAAGGCGGTCGTTCGATGGTGA
- a CDS encoding glycosyltransferase family 4 protein, translating to MTVHMITYHAVSILHGGPRTQITETARHLETQGVRVRFFDPWSPFRPEPGDIAHIFAANIGTYHIAREIKALGVPFVVSPITYSSHGSSFIRRARAASRIMQRVGPGIWTDYALCADICAWAERVLPNTEAEGELIRNGYGVPPQRVRVVPNGVDERFASGDPDLFRKVYGIEKFILNVGHIGHRRKNVLQLIRALGAIDYPAVIIGRIIQGPYGDACVKEAAKHKHIRLIDGLGNDSAMLASAYAACEVFALPSLFETPGIAALEAGLAGAKIVITPHGGTRDYFGAMATYVEPDDEGSIRQGIEVALRTAKDTKLKEHIAGKFLWKHVAAKTEAIYKEVTRC from the coding sequence GTGACCGTTCATATGATCACCTATCATGCCGTCTCGATCCTGCACGGCGGCCCACGCACGCAGATCACCGAAACGGCACGTCATCTTGAAACGCAGGGCGTCCGCGTCCGGTTCTTCGATCCCTGGTCACCCTTCCGGCCAGAGCCAGGGGATATCGCGCACATCTTTGCCGCGAACATCGGCACGTATCATATCGCACGAGAGATCAAGGCCCTGGGCGTCCCGTTCGTGGTCTCGCCCATCACGTATTCAAGCCACGGCTCCTCGTTCATCCGCCGCGCCCGTGCCGCATCACGCATCATGCAGCGCGTGGGGCCGGGTATATGGACCGACTACGCGCTCTGTGCCGATATCTGTGCTTGGGCGGAGCGTGTGCTTCCGAACACAGAGGCGGAAGGGGAGTTGATCAGGAACGGGTATGGTGTGCCTCCGCAGCGCGTACGCGTTGTGCCCAACGGGGTGGATGAGCGTTTTGCATCGGGCGATCCCGACCTTTTCCGGAAAGTCTATGGGATCGAGAAGTTCATTCTGAATGTCGGACACATCGGGCACCGGCGCAAGAATGTGCTGCAACTTATCCGTGCGCTGGGTGCCATCGACTATCCCGCTGTGATCATCGGGCGGATCATTCAGGGGCCGTATGGTGATGCATGTGTGAAGGAAGCTGCGAAGCACAAACACATCCGGCTCATCGACGGGCTCGGGAACGACTCTGCGATGCTCGCATCGGCATACGCTGCCTGCGAGGTCTTCGCCCTTCCGTCGCTCTTTGAGACCCCGGGCATCGCTGCGCTCGAGGCCGGACTCGCGGGAGCAAAGATCGTGATCACGCCGCATGGCGGCACCAGGGACTACTTCGGTGCAATGGCGACCTACGTTGAGCCGGATGACGAGGGATCCATCAGGCAGGGGATCGAGGTTGCGCTCCGTACGGCGAAAGACACGAAGCTGAAGGAGCACATCGCCGGCAAGTTCCTGTGGAAGCACGTTGCTGCGAAGACGGAAGCCATATATAAAGAGGTCACGCGGTGCTAA